A genomic window from Candidatus Thiocaldithrix dubininis includes:
- a CDS encoding universal stress protein, with product MPEVRPFKTILYTTNLGDYMRPVFRQAINLARIHKAKIIMLHAVAPIGTTGEAVLSLYMPDKNIETIENESMEQVIETMRERLRNYCAEEDDICDAQDGLIEKIAVSAGNPADVIKQYAETHNVDLILMGTHTKVHNGSIMLGSTARTVTQHSKIPVMLIPNLHHPHSLLDH from the coding sequence ATGCCAGAAGTAAGACCTTTTAAAACAATACTCTATACCACTAATTTGGGTGATTATATGCGCCCTGTGTTTCGCCAAGCGATTAATCTGGCGCGTATTCATAAAGCCAAAATCATTATGCTGCATGCGGTTGCACCGATTGGTACAACAGGTGAGGCAGTTTTGTCCTTATATATGCCCGATAAAAACATCGAAACTATTGAAAACGAAAGCATGGAGCAAGTCATTGAAACCATGCGTGAGCGCTTACGTAATTATTGCGCAGAAGAAGATGATATTTGCGATGCACAAGATGGCTTAATCGAAAAAATTGCGGTGAGCGCAGGCAATCCAGCCGATGTCATTAAACAATATGCTGAAACGCATAATGTTGATTTAATTCTGATGGGCACGCATACCAAAGTCCATAACGGCTCCATTATGTTGGGTTCAACCGCTCGTACGGTTACTCAGCACAGCAAAATTCCGGTTATGTTAATTCCAAATCTTCATCACCCACATTCATTACTTGATCATTAA
- a CDS encoding type B 50S ribosomal protein L31 has translation MKPGIHPNYREVVFQDLSSGFAFLTRSTIDTKETIAWEDGKDYPLVKVEVSSQSHPFYTGKQAISTTAGRVEKFKNRYARGK, from the coding sequence ATGAAGCCCGGCATTCATCCAAATTACAGAGAAGTCGTATTTCAGGATCTGAGTAGCGGCTTCGCGTTCCTGACCCGCTCTACGATTGATACTAAAGAAACTATCGCTTGGGAAGATGGCAAAGACTACCCCTTAGTAAAAGTTGAGGTTTCCAGTCAATCTCACCCTTTCTATACGGGTAAACAAGCCATTAGCACCACTGCGGGCCGCGTAGAAAAATTCAAAAACCGTTATGCTCGTGGCAAGTAA
- a CDS encoding heme biosynthesis HemY N-terminal domain-containing protein produces the protein MMFYALLLLLWLMLLAWLVQSALSNPGLSTITWGVWQFEMKTATLVAIVLLACLSFYFIVRFLHYIYDIRANAKALQHHLTQSRARRSLHQGLVQLTEGHFEKAEKILTENAELSETPLLNYLAAARAAHQQMAYERRDQLLQKAINADAKANLSVGLTQADMQLTGGQLEQAYATLHRLYDLSPKHPYVLKLLARVLYQQANWEELINLLPDLIKLNVLKEADLSRIQSAVLAAMFKKYVKAKDLTTLQELWRKLPSAIRENPEALVLYTQALTKLGDDIEAANLVSQALNKQWHEGLAEVYGQIRHHSLANAIQQAEKWAENQASNPTVQLLLARLYNQQKLTGEARKYYEASLSQVPNSKAYLEFAELLESVRENELAQRYYRAGLRQAVKES, from the coding sequence ATGATGTTTTATGCCTTATTATTATTACTCTGGTTAATGCTCTTAGCTTGGTTGGTACAAAGCGCTTTAAGTAATCCGGGTTTAAGTACGATAACATGGGGTGTTTGGCAATTTGAAATGAAAACCGCAACGTTAGTGGCGATTGTGCTCTTAGCTTGCTTAAGCTTTTATTTTATCGTGCGTTTTTTACACTATATCTATGATATTCGGGCAAATGCTAAGGCGCTACAGCATCACTTAACGCAAAGTCGGGCACGCCGTTCTTTACATCAAGGCTTAGTGCAATTAACCGAGGGGCATTTTGAAAAAGCTGAAAAAATTTTAACGGAGAATGCTGAATTAAGTGAAACGCCCTTATTAAATTATTTAGCGGCCGCGCGGGCAGCTCACCAACAGATGGCTTATGAACGGCGCGACCAATTATTACAAAAAGCCATTAATGCTGATGCGAAAGCGAATTTGTCGGTTGGTTTAACACAAGCGGATATGCAATTAACCGGTGGGCAATTAGAACAAGCCTATGCGACTCTGCATCGTTTATATGATTTAAGCCCTAAACACCCGTATGTTTTAAAATTATTAGCAAGGGTGCTATATCAGCAAGCGAATTGGGAAGAGTTAATTAATTTACTACCTGATTTAATTAAGCTGAATGTTTTAAAAGAAGCCGATTTAAGCCGCATTCAGTCAGCAGTATTAGCGGCCATGTTTAAAAAGTATGTTAAAGCTAAGGATTTAACTACGTTACAAGAATTATGGCGTAAGTTGCCAAGTGCAATTCGTGAAAATCCGGAAGCATTAGTATTATATACGCAGGCATTAACTAAATTAGGTGATGATATTGAAGCGGCTAACTTAGTTAGCCAAGCTTTAAATAAACAATGGCATGAGGGTTTAGCGGAAGTTTATGGGCAGATTCGCCACCATAGCTTAGCCAATGCGATTCAACAAGCTGAAAAGTGGGCGGAAAATCAAGCCAGTAATCCGACGGTGCAATTATTATTAGCGCGCTTATATAATCAGCAAAAACTGACCGGCGAAGCTCGTAAATATTATGAAGCAAGTTTAAGCCAAGTACCGAATAGTAAAGCTTATTTAGAGTTTGCCGAGTTATTGGAATCTGTGCGGGAAAATGAATTAGCGCAGCGTTATTATCGGGCGGGTTTACGGCAGGCGGTTAAAGAAAGCTAA
- a CDS encoding uroporphyrinogen-III C-methyltransferase, protein MIDKPITTNSQSLSSIEKARPKTQWFTLFIAMLALLFSVAAIAAGYKHWQRTIDKVRVNQLAISDLKNELATLRKTTDSSSIRDEFAKTVQDSQEQQETTVKALQTLQTQTAQTADSINAQLTQLGSLQVRLQPNTPEQANEWLVKQAELLLQTANREFAINQQPALALQAFKQADETLAQVSDASYLPVRTQLSNDMNTVQNFKPLNIQENVQKINEWTEQIAALNPTHLQNSSLEIQVEQQTESKQSSDWESYKQQAFDKLDKAIVIKRLDQPLQTEMNVESQRLATTLLQLRLENAKTLLLTRQTEAFRAQLALIQQILKQYDKDNKLTAMQEGVKNLSQLDLNPSLPDISGSLKQLEVVHQAAMAMVNKQASDTAKIGAVPSTSVTEKPAEAVKAEAKKLEANVDVAKPNNNEKKP, encoded by the coding sequence ATGATTGATAAACCAATAACAACAAATAGCCAGTCGCTTAGCTCAATCGAAAAAGCGCGACCTAAAACGCAGTGGTTTACCTTATTTATTGCGATGTTAGCCTTGTTATTTTCGGTTGCTGCGATTGCCGCCGGTTATAAGCATTGGCAGCGTACCATTGATAAAGTACGAGTGAATCAACTAGCGATTAGTGATTTAAAAAATGAACTAGCGACGTTACGCAAAACCACTGATAGCAGTAGTATTCGGGACGAGTTTGCAAAAACGGTACAAGACTCGCAAGAGCAACAGGAAACAACCGTTAAAGCTTTACAAACGTTGCAAACCCAAACGGCACAAACCGCAGACAGTATCAATGCGCAATTAACACAATTGGGCAGCTTACAAGTGCGTTTACAACCCAATACGCCTGAGCAGGCGAATGAATGGTTGGTGAAACAAGCTGAACTATTATTGCAAACGGCGAATCGTGAGTTTGCGATCAATCAGCAACCCGCATTAGCTTTGCAAGCGTTTAAGCAAGCGGATGAGACTTTAGCACAAGTTAGCGATGCTTCTTATTTGCCAGTGCGTACACAATTGTCGAATGACATGAATACGGTACAAAATTTTAAGCCGTTGAATATTCAAGAAAATGTGCAAAAAATTAACGAGTGGACTGAACAAATTGCGGCTTTAAATCCAACCCATTTGCAAAATAGTTCGTTGGAAATACAAGTAGAGCAGCAAACTGAATCCAAGCAAAGCAGTGATTGGGAAAGTTATAAGCAGCAAGCCTTTGATAAGCTGGATAAAGCTATTGTCATTAAGCGCTTAGATCAACCCTTACAAACTGAAATGAATGTAGAAAGCCAACGCTTGGCTACTACCTTATTACAGTTACGCCTAGAAAATGCCAAAACTTTATTATTAACTCGACAAACCGAAGCCTTTAGGGCGCAATTAGCCTTAATCCAGCAAATATTAAAACAATACGATAAAGATAATAAGCTTACGGCTATGCAAGAAGGCGTGAAGAACTTAAGCCAACTGGATTTAAATCCCAGCTTGCCCGATATTTCAGGGAGTTTGAAACAGTTAGAAGTGGTGCATCAGGCTGCAATGGCAATGGTTAATAAACAAGCCAGCGACACTGCTAAAATTGGAGCTGTACCTTCCACATCTGTAACCGAAAAGCCTGCTGAAGCAGTTAAAGCTGAAGCAAAAAAATTAGAAGCCAATGTTGATGTCGCCAAACCTAATAATAATGAGAAAAAGCCATGA
- the hemC gene encoding hydroxymethylbilane synthase, protein MTKLLRIATRTSPLAMWQAEHVASRLQALYPDLQVEMVGMVTRGDKILDSPLSKIGGKGLFVKELEVGMLEGTADIAVHSMKDVPMEFPEGLHLPVVLQREDPRDAFVSNRYQTLDELPEGAIVGTSSLRRQTQIRAKYPHLQIRDLRGNVNTRLAKLDNGDYDAIILAAAGLIRLNFQARITAYLSTEQSLPAIGQGAIGIECRQHDARIENLLAPLSHEATQLCVRAERAMNQRLNGGCQIPVAGFAEIQGNELRMRGLIGYPDGSQVFYCEQMGDLNHPEALGIAIAEDLLTQGGAAVLQTLGIQI, encoded by the coding sequence ATGACCAAGCTGTTACGCATCGCAACCCGCACCAGTCCGCTCGCTATGTGGCAAGCTGAGCACGTCGCAAGCCGTTTACAAGCGCTTTATCCAGACTTACAAGTCGAAATGGTAGGTATGGTCACACGCGGCGATAAAATCTTAGATAGCCCGTTATCTAAAATTGGTGGTAAAGGTTTATTTGTCAAAGAGCTAGAAGTTGGTATGTTAGAAGGTACGGCTGATATTGCTGTGCACTCTATGAAAGATGTACCGATGGAATTTCCAGAAGGTTTGCATTTGCCGGTGGTATTGCAACGTGAAGATCCACGCGATGCCTTTGTTTCTAATCGCTATCAAACCTTAGACGAATTACCCGAAGGCGCAATTGTCGGCACGTCTAGTTTACGTCGCCAAACCCAAATTCGCGCGAAATACCCACACCTGCAAATTCGTGATTTGCGCGGCAATGTGAATACCCGGCTGGCTAAATTAGATAATGGCGATTATGACGCGATTATTTTGGCGGCGGCTGGCTTAATCCGCCTAAATTTTCAAGCACGCATTACCGCTTATTTAAGTACTGAGCAAAGCTTACCCGCTATTGGGCAAGGTGCGATTGGGATTGAATGCCGTCAGCATGACGCGCGGATTGAAAACTTATTAGCGCCCTTATCCCATGAAGCTACCCAGCTTTGTGTACGTGCCGAAAGGGCCATGAATCAGCGTCTCAATGGTGGTTGTCAGATTCCAGTTGCGGGTTTTGCAGAAATTCAAGGCAATGAATTACGCATGCGCGGTTTAATTGGTTATCCAGATGGTTCACAAGTGTTCTACTGTGAGCAAATGGGCGATTTGAATCATCCAGAAGCATTAGGCATTGCCATTGCTGAGGATTTGCTAACACAAGGCGGCGCTGCCGTATTACAAACCTTAGGGATTCAAATCTAA
- a CDS encoding malic enzyme-like NAD(P)-binding protein, translating into MSNNSLKEDALNYHAEPRPGKIATEITKPTTTQRDLSLAYTPGVAEPVREIHKDPENAYKYTGKGNLVAVISDGSAVLGLGNVGALAGKPVMEGKGVLFKRFADVDVFDIEVSTQDVEEFITVVKNIAISFGGINLEDISAPRCFEIERRLQEMLDIPVFHDDQHGTATIIAAGLMNALELQGKKIEDVNIVCVGAGAAGVASMNLLTALGANKQKLLMVDSKGVLSTSRTDLNSFKQQYAVETDKKTLADACNGADVFIGVSGPNILTVDMLKTMAAKPIVFALSNPDPEIAPAAALAARDDLVMATGRSDYPNQINNVLGFPFLFRGALDVRARCINSDMLKAAVMALAELAREPVPADVLAAYGLEKLEFGKDYIIPKPFDKRLRERVPKAVAQAAIDSGVARLPMPY; encoded by the coding sequence ATGTCTAACAACAGTTTAAAAGAAGATGCACTCAACTATCACGCTGAACCGCGTCCCGGCAAAATTGCTACAGAAATCACCAAGCCGACGACTACGCAACGTGACCTATCGTTAGCCTATACGCCCGGTGTTGCTGAACCGGTGCGCGAAATTCATAAAGATCCCGAAAATGCTTATAAATATACCGGCAAAGGCAATCTGGTTGCTGTTATTTCTGACGGTTCTGCGGTATTGGGTTTAGGCAATGTGGGCGCATTGGCGGGTAAACCTGTTATGGAAGGTAAAGGCGTCTTATTTAAACGCTTTGCTGATGTAGATGTATTTGATATTGAAGTTTCGACACAAGATGTCGAAGAATTTATTACCGTTGTTAAAAATATTGCCATTAGTTTTGGCGGTATCAATTTAGAAGACATTTCTGCGCCGCGTTGTTTTGAAATTGAAAGACGCTTGCAAGAAATGTTGGATATTCCCGTATTCCACGATGACCAACACGGCACCGCCACTATTATTGCCGCTGGTTTAATGAATGCCTTAGAATTACAAGGCAAAAAAATCGAAGATGTGAATATTGTGTGTGTTGGGGCGGGCGCAGCAGGCGTGGCTTCTATGAATTTATTAACCGCCTTAGGTGCTAATAAACAGAAATTGTTAATGGTCGATAGTAAAGGCGTCTTAAGCACGAGCCGTACTGACCTGAATAGCTTCAAACAACAATATGCAGTGGAAACTGATAAGAAAACATTAGCTGATGCGTGTAATGGTGCGGATGTGTTTATCGGCGTCTCTGGCCCGAATATTCTAACGGTTGATATGTTAAAAACGATGGCTGCCAAACCTATCGTATTTGCCTTGTCGAATCCAGACCCAGAAATTGCCCCAGCCGCTGCCTTAGCCGCTCGCGATGATTTGGTAATGGCAACCGGTCGTAGCGATTACCCCAATCAAATTAATAATGTCTTAGGCTTCCCCTTCTTATTCCGGGGTGCATTAGATGTACGAGCGCGTTGCATCAATAGCGATATGCTGAAAGCAGCCGTTATGGCGTTAGCAGAATTAGCGCGTGAACCCGTACCGGCTGACGTATTAGCGGCTTATGGTTTGGAAAAATTAGAATTCGGCAAAGATTACATTATTCCCAAACCGTTTGATAAACGTTTACGTGAACGTGTCCCCAAAGCGGTGGCACAAGCAGCGATTGATAGTGGCGTTGCACGTTTACCAATGCCTTATTAA
- a CDS encoding TRAP transporter small permease, with product MKWLDRLEEIFITFLIGAATTIIFVAVVHRYLSGLPLGSFQDALLKLNFGWAQELCIILFVWMAKFGAAYGVRQGIHVGVDVLVNKLSPQNRRIMTIVALSAGILFTGIVAALGASMVWENGMAYALLHSLGMDVGEHFEGPTTPDLEWPTWIVYLAVPLGSSLMCFRFIQVLVHYIRTGDLPHHDHGHVDGLEDAAEHLPVVEHKP from the coding sequence ATGAAATGGCTAGATCGCCTTGAAGAAATTTTCATTACGTTTTTAATTGGTGCGGCAACCACAATCATTTTTGTGGCCGTTGTCCACCGTTATCTATCAGGCTTACCTTTAGGTAGCTTTCAAGACGCGCTACTCAAGTTAAATTTTGGGTGGGCACAAGAGCTTTGCATTATTTTATTCGTGTGGATGGCTAAATTTGGCGCAGCTTATGGGGTGCGTCAGGGGATTCACGTCGGTGTTGATGTCTTGGTTAACAAGTTATCACCCCAAAATCGACGTATTATGACGATTGTGGCTTTGTCAGCGGGTATTTTATTTACGGGTATTGTGGCGGCATTAGGTGCAAGTATGGTCTGGGAAAACGGTATGGCGTATGCCTTATTGCATTCCTTGGGCATGGATGTTGGCGAACACTTTGAAGGTCCAACTACACCGGATTTAGAGTGGCCAACGTGGATTGTGTATCTGGCTGTGCCACTGGGTTCAAGCTTAATGTGTTTCCGGTTTATACAAGTTTTAGTGCATTACATTCGTACAGGCGACTTACCGCATCATGATCACGGTCATGTAGACGGCTTAGAAGATGCCGCTGAGCACTTACCTGTTGTGGAGCATAAGCCATGA
- a CDS encoding TRAP transporter large permease subunit, which translates to MSALVIFTLLLILMLTGMPISIALGLTVLTFLFTMTSVPIEAVALKLFTGIEKFEIMAIPFFILAGNFLTHGGVAKRMINFATSMVGHWYGGLGLAGVLACALFAAVSGSSPATVVAIGSILLPAMVKAGFPKQFGAGVITTSGALGILIPPSIVMVMYAVATNSSVGALFMAGVVPGFMLAAFLGLTTWYRARKFNYPRQPKATTAQRIKALRESIWGLLLIVVVMGGIYSGLFTPTEAAAMSAVYAFVVAVYVYKDMSLKDVPKVLLNSASMSAMLLYIITNAVMFSFIMTNENIPQNLAEWMLSQGLGPIVFLLAVNVLLLLAGNFMEPSSITLIFAPILFPMAIKLGIDPIHFGILMVVNMEVGMCHPPVGLNLYVASGITKMGITELTIAVWPWLLTMLVFLGLVTYVPDLSLWLPRLLGMVN; encoded by the coding sequence ATGAGCGCACTCGTCATATTCACGTTATTGTTGATTTTAATGCTGACGGGTATGCCGATTTCGATTGCACTCGGCTTAACCGTATTAACCTTCCTGTTTACCATGACTTCCGTACCGATTGAGGCAGTGGCTTTAAAGCTGTTCACGGGGATTGAGAAGTTTGAAATCATGGCGATTCCCTTCTTTATCTTAGCGGGTAACTTCCTCACGCATGGGGGGGTCGCCAAGCGCATGATTAACTTTGCCACCTCGATGGTCGGACATTGGTACGGCGGTTTAGGGTTAGCGGGCGTATTAGCTTGTGCTTTATTTGCAGCCGTATCCGGTTCAAGCCCTGCTACAGTGGTGGCGATTGGCTCAATCCTATTGCCCGCAATGGTCAAGGCTGGCTTCCCTAAGCAATTCGGCGCTGGGGTTATTACCACGTCTGGCGCATTAGGTATCTTGATCCCACCGTCTATCGTCATGGTAATGTACGCAGTAGCGACTAACTCCTCAGTAGGTGCGCTCTTTATGGCGGGTGTTGTGCCCGGCTTTATGCTAGCGGCGTTTTTAGGTCTTACCACATGGTATCGGGCACGGAAATTCAACTATCCGCGTCAACCTAAAGCCACTACTGCCCAACGTATTAAAGCCTTACGCGAGTCTATTTGGGGCTTATTGCTAATTGTGGTGGTAATGGGCGGTATTTATAGCGGTTTGTTTACGCCAACTGAAGCAGCAGCTATGAGTGCGGTATATGCCTTTGTGGTTGCCGTTTATGTCTACAAAGACATGAGCTTGAAAGATGTACCGAAGGTGTTGCTCAACTCTGCCAGTATGTCCGCTATGTTGCTATACATTATCACCAACGCGGTTATGTTCTCGTTCATTATGACCAATGAAAACATTCCGCAAAATTTGGCGGAGTGGATGCTCTCACAAGGTTTAGGTCCGATTGTCTTTTTGCTAGCGGTTAACGTTTTACTATTGCTAGCAGGTAATTTCATGGAGCCTTCCAGTATTACTCTGATCTTTGCGCCTATTCTGTTCCCAATGGCGATTAAATTAGGCATTGACCCTATTCATTTCGGCATCTTAATGGTGGTGAATATGGAAGTAGGCATGTGTCATCCGCCAGTTGGCCTCAATCTCTATGTAGCCTCCGGCATTACCAAAATGGGCATTACAGAACTGACTATTGCGGTATGGCCTTGGTTACTCACCATGTTAGTTTTCTTAGGCCTAGTGACTTATGTTCCTGATTTAAGTCTATGGCTACCACGTCTATTAGGTATGGTGAATTAA
- a CDS encoding uroporphyrinogen-III synthase → MTAALAGRVVVITRPAHQAHHFQALVKQVGAEVALCPTIDIQPLADNQAARLRLTELPYYKIVIFISANAVQFAHELCNETQRQHLQQLCLGAIGKKTAEALVACGYRVTLVAQSGFTSEDFLQLAALQQLEQQRILIVRGQGGRELLARSLSERGASVDYLDVYQRVKPTPLNWQKLRYLKTHAQRLIISFTSAESVHNFLALTNNGLDLSKLTLLVGGQRIAQTARMVGFSGTLIVADDPSDESMFKALLSAQ, encoded by the coding sequence ATGACAGCGGCATTAGCGGGTAGGGTAGTGGTGATTACCCGCCCTGCCCATCAAGCTCATCACTTTCAAGCGTTAGTTAAACAAGTGGGTGCAGAAGTAGCGCTTTGCCCAACCATTGATATTCAACCCTTGGCGGATAATCAAGCCGCACGGCTGCGTTTAACTGAGCTACCTTATTATAAAATCGTTATTTTTATTAGCGCTAATGCGGTGCAATTTGCACATGAGCTGTGTAATGAGACTCAGCGCCAACACTTGCAGCAGCTTTGCCTTGGTGCAATCGGCAAAAAAACCGCTGAAGCCTTAGTTGCTTGTGGCTATCGTGTCACATTAGTTGCACAATCAGGCTTTACGTCAGAAGACTTTTTGCAGTTGGCGGCGCTGCAACAACTTGAACAACAACGTATTTTAATAGTACGCGGTCAAGGTGGGCGTGAGCTGTTGGCAAGAAGTCTAAGCGAGCGAGGCGCAAGTGTCGATTATCTGGATGTCTACCAGCGCGTTAAGCCTACCCCCTTAAATTGGCAGAAATTACGTTATTTGAAAACTCATGCGCAACGCTTGATTATTAGTTTTACCAGCGCGGAGAGTGTGCATAATTTCTTAGCCTTAACCAATAATGGCTTGGATTTAAGCAAACTAACCCTATTAGTAGGGGGACAACGTATTGCGCAGACGGCGCGTATGGTGGGATTCAGTGGTACGTTAATTGTGGCGGATGATCCCAGCGATGAAAGTATGTTTAAAGCACTACTAAGTGCTCAGTGA
- a CDS encoding TRAP transporter substrate-binding protein yields MKKTLVSLSTAVLLGLSSLYAYAADPIVIKFSHVVAPDTPKGKAAEKFKTLAEEKTKGAVKVEVYPNSTLYKDKEEMEALQMGAVQMLAPSLAKFGPLGVKDFEAFDLPYIFDSYAALHTVTQGQVGKDLLAKLEPKGIKGLAYWDNGFKVMSANKPLKAVADYKGLKMRIQSSKVLEAEMRALGANPQVLPFSETYQALQTGVVDGTENPPSNMYTQKMHEVQKHATVTNHGYLGYAVIANKAFWDKLPEDVRKGLDEAMTESTEYANKIAKEENDKALEAIKASGKTEIYTPTADETTALKAALMPVHEEMADRIGKDLIESIKKATASVPKEEAKADAKEEKAEAKEAKADAKEEKAEAKEAKADAKEEKAEAKEEKAK; encoded by the coding sequence ATGAAAAAGACATTAGTTAGCTTATCGACTGCGGTTTTATTGGGCTTATCCAGTCTATATGCCTATGCTGCTGATCCCATCGTGATTAAATTTAGCCACGTGGTCGCACCAGACACTCCAAAAGGCAAGGCGGCTGAGAAATTCAAAACGTTAGCGGAAGAGAAAACTAAAGGCGCGGTTAAAGTCGAAGTTTACCCCAACAGTACCTTGTATAAAGACAAGGAAGAAATGGAAGCCCTGCAAATGGGGGCGGTACAAATGTTAGCACCGTCTTTAGCTAAGTTTGGTCCATTGGGTGTAAAAGACTTTGAAGCGTTTGACTTACCTTATATCTTCGACAGTTATGCTGCATTACATACTGTTACACAAGGTCAAGTGGGTAAAGACTTATTAGCTAAATTAGAACCAAAAGGTATTAAAGGTTTAGCGTACTGGGATAACGGCTTTAAAGTCATGAGTGCCAATAAGCCACTGAAAGCGGTTGCGGATTACAAAGGCTTAAAAATGCGGATTCAGTCTTCTAAAGTATTAGAAGCTGAAATGCGTGCATTAGGCGCGAACCCACAAGTATTACCGTTCTCTGAAACCTATCAAGCGCTGCAAACTGGGGTTGTAGATGGTACGGAAAATCCACCGTCTAACATGTACACCCAAAAAATGCATGAAGTGCAAAAACATGCCACAGTAACCAACCATGGTTATTTAGGTTATGCGGTTATTGCGAACAAAGCATTCTGGGATAAATTGCCAGAAGATGTACGCAAAGGTTTAGATGAAGCTATGACCGAATCAACTGAATATGCTAACAAAATCGCTAAAGAAGAAAATGATAAAGCCTTAGAAGCGATTAAAGCATCTGGTAAAACTGAAATCTATACGCCTACGGCTGACGAAACGACGGCTTTAAAAGCAGCGTTAATGCCAGTGCATGAAGAAATGGCAGATCGGATTGGTAAAGACTTGATCGAATCTATTAAGAAAGCAACAGCCTCTGTACCGAAAGAAGAAGCCAAGGCGGATGCTAAGGAAGAGAAAGCTGAAGCTAAAGAAGCCAAGGCGGATGCTAAGGAAGAAAAAGCTGAAGCTAAAGAAGCCAAGGCGGATGCAAAAGAAGAGAAAGCTGAAGCTAAAGAGGAAAAAGCAAAGTAA
- a CDS encoding SIMPL domain-containing protein (The SIMPL domain is named for its presence in mouse protein SIMPL (signalling molecule that associates with mouse pelle-like kinase). Bacterial member BP26, from Brucella, was shown to assemble into a channel-like structure, while YggE from E. coli has been associated with resistance to oxidative stress.): MCLSRNNKMKALFLTSLLILGFLNPVNAEDKPMYDRISFSVGAEKEVANDVLTAVLYAEQQGQDTAAMADTVNQTITWAMQQAKPVSSVESRTLDYTTTPMYTDSKITGWQVRQSIQLKSKDSKALSGLLGTLQEKLRIEGISYSVSPEVKTSTEAELISNAIANFKKRAEQVKANLGRQEYRIVRLDVQTANDYAPPMYRMAAMDASGGAPAPAAPALEAGKQALKVNVQAEIELSVN, from the coding sequence ATGTGCTTGAGTCGGAATAATAAAATGAAAGCCTTATTTCTCACCAGTTTACTGATTTTAGGATTCTTAAACCCCGTGAATGCTGAAGATAAGCCAATGTATGATCGCATTAGTTTTAGTGTTGGCGCTGAAAAAGAAGTCGCTAATGATGTGTTAACCGCCGTGTTATATGCTGAACAACAAGGACAAGATACCGCAGCCATGGCTGATACGGTTAATCAGACGATTACTTGGGCAATGCAGCAAGCTAAGCCGGTAAGTAGTGTGGAAAGTCGAACACTTGATTACACCACGACCCCCATGTATACCGACAGCAAAATTACAGGCTGGCAAGTCAGACAGAGCATTCAGTTAAAAAGCAAAGATAGCAAAGCCTTAAGCGGTTTATTAGGCACATTACAAGAAAAACTACGGATTGAAGGCATTAGTTATAGTGTCTCACCAGAAGTTAAAACCAGCACCGAAGCCGAATTGATTAGCAATGCAATTGCTAATTTCAAAAAACGCGCAGAGCAAGTTAAAGCCAATTTAGGGCGGCAAGAATATCGAATTGTGCGTTTGGATGTGCAAACTGCCAATGACTATGCCCCACCGATGTATCGGATGGCAGCAATGGATGCTTCTGGTGGCGCACCTGCACCGGCTGCACCAGCCTTAGAAGCGGGCAAACAAGCGCTTAAGGTCAACGTGCAGGCGGAAATTGAATTATCCGTCAATTAA